A portion of the Deinococcota bacterium genome contains these proteins:
- a CDS encoding ABC transporter permease, protein MSNYLLFRLLKGALVVFLISLMTFVIMRLMPGDPVFLLLGEGQIQITEAQIAAIRTQWGLDRPYHEQYLIWAGNLVRGDFGESLIRRGVPVRRMIVEALPVTALLNLYAIGLAILVSLPLGILSALRRNSLVDYATSVGSAVGIATPNFWLALMLIIVFALQLRLLPPFGLRTWQGYILPVIVLATEEMAVLVRITRSTVLELLPQDFVRTARSKGVPESRVMWRHVVANAMLPIITVIGFRVAFLLSGTIIIETVFALPGIGRLFTDSVLRLDYQVVQSLVVLFAVLVVVVNLLTDLLYALVDPRIRVA, encoded by the coding sequence ATGTCGAACTATCTGCTCTTTCGCCTCCTGAAGGGCGCCCTGGTGGTCTTTTTGATCAGCCTGATGACCTTCGTCATCATGCGCCTGATGCCCGGCGACCCCGTCTTTCTCCTGCTGGGCGAGGGGCAGATCCAGATCACCGAGGCGCAGATCGCCGCGATCCGCACCCAGTGGGGTCTGGATAGGCCCTACCACGAGCAGTACCTCATCTGGGCGGGCAACCTTGTGAGGGGCGACTTCGGCGAGTCGCTCATCCGCCGGGGCGTGCCGGTCCGGCGGATGATCGTGGAGGCCCTGCCGGTGACGGCGCTCTTAAACCTCTACGCCATCGGCTTGGCCATCCTCGTCTCCCTGCCGCTCGGCATCCTCTCGGCCCTGAGGCGCAACTCGCTCGTCGACTACGCCACCTCGGTGGGCTCGGCGGTCGGCATCGCTACGCCCAACTTCTGGCTGGCGCTCATGCTGATCATCGTCTTCGCGCTGCAACTGCGCCTCCTGCCGCCCTTCGGCCTGAGGACCTGGCAGGGCTACATCCTGCCGGTCATCGTCCTGGCCACCGAGGAGATGGCCGTCCTGGTGCGCATCACCCGGAGCACCGTCTTGGAGCTCCTGCCCCAGGACTTTGTCCGCACCGCGCGCAGCAAGGGCGTACCCGAGTCCCGCGTCATGTGGCGGCACGTCGTCGCCAACGCGATGCTGCCCATCATCACCGTGATCGGCTTTCGCGTCGCCTTTTTGCTCTCCGGCACCATCATCATCGAGACGGTCTTCGCCCTGCCCGGCATCGGCCGCCTCTTCACCGACTCGGTCTTGCGCCTCGACTACCAGGTGGTGCAGTCGCTCGTCGTCCTCTTCGCCGTCCTGGTGGTGGTCGTGAACCTCCTTACCGACCTGCTCTACGCGCTCGTGGACCCGCGCATTCGGGTAGCCTGA